Sequence from the Nostoc sp. PCC 7120 = FACHB-418 genome:
GCAAACAGAGGTTATACTTGTTTAGGCTTAGACATACGTAGGCTTAGGCTAAGATTTAGTCCAACACGCTTCACCAACAACAATGCGGCTACCCAACTTTTTTTTGAGAGCTATTTAAAGTAAGTTCTAACGAAGTTGTGACTAAATCTAGAAGAGACTTTTGGAATAAGAATACAAAGCTAGTAACACCTAAAAGTGTCACCAAAAACTGGCAGAGGTTAGTACAATTGGTGAAGATGAAATTACACTTCACCAACGAATTTAAAAACAAAAAACAGTCAAATATATCCATACGAGTCCAGCACCCAAAAAATGAACCCGTACTGCAATCAGTATTGAGATGCTAATCTATTAGGTAACATTAAATTGTGGGATAAATTCTCTGCTAGATTAACTGCTCACAGCTACCTATGCAGCACGAACATTACCCTTTTTTCTATTTGTAGACACTTCCATTGCTTTCATTTGGTTCTTATAATCCTCCCAAGTTTTTTCAAATACGTCAGACTCGTACATCCGCAATAAAACCTCCTCTTTATCAGTTAAATTTGGTAGTTTTAACAACTCCGCTAAAGACACTTGAACTGGAAAAACATCCCTAAATTTTTCCATTAAGTGAAGTATTCTTTCTCTCTGTTCCGCAGATGGTTCGTCTTGCAACTCTGCATAAATCTGTCGCGGACGTAGATTCACAATTTCTAAGTTCATGTTTACTAAATTCCTCAATCCAAAGACAACAAATTCATTAGTTATACCTATAACACGCCCCACAATTTCCAACTCTGTCCGCAGTCTTTTCTTAAATTGATATACTTGACCAACTTGGAAACGCCGAAACGGATTGCGATCGCCATTCCGCATCCAAGCGATACCATCACTTATACTACCTATCTCATCCGCTTCAATCAGGTCTATAACCTGGTCACAGATATCTTGATTGCAAACAAACTTGTACGCTGCATCAATACTTCGGTTAAATTCCGCCTCCAGTGCCACAACTGCCTTAAATTTTTGAAGTTCTCTTAATTGAGAAATAAAATCAAATACTTTCTTACCCTTGTGATAACTACCAACACTTATCCTTAGATTCTCTGAAACCTCCCGAATCACAGGTTTACCTTTTTTTAATTGAGAGTTACTCTCATCTATCGAAGTGTTCAAATTTGAATACTTCGATTCATTCAAACGACGAGCGCTTTCCCTCTGTCTTTCTTTCGCTTGGGGACGAAGTACGCTCTCCCAGTACTGCCCCTCATGAAATTTCTGGTAATGAGTCTTCCCTCCTTCCCGGTGGAGATTAAAGTCAAGCACTAGTTTCAAATCTTCTTCAGGCGAGCCAGACTCGACAAATTCCACTTTCACAGCAGAAATTCCCAACTGGCGAGCTATCTGCAATCGGCACTTACCTGCCAAGACCACATTTACACCAGTACGTGCAGTTACCTTCAAAGATTCCAGAATCCCTTTTTCCGAGATACTTTTTTCCAAAGCTGGACGATTCTCATTTTCACCATAGATTTCTATCAGCTTCGGATGAACAACTAACTCCGCAGGAGAAATATATACAATTGCCGGATTATGCACCTCAGACATTATTAATACTCCGGGTCACAAATTGTCTAAAAAGATAAGTTCAATTTTGAAAAGCCCAAGCAGAAAACCAGAATAACTCAAGCAGCAAGACTTACAGCACTTTCATCCACTAGAGAAAGTGATATTATTAAAAATAATTAATTTTTGTAAAAAGTAAAGGATTAGCTACCAGAAAAACTATTGAAGAAAATTTTCCAGTCAGCAAACTATTATTCCCAACCCATTGAAAACTAATACGACTGAAGATATATTTAACGCACTGGTATTTGGGAAAAAAACATCTATCCAAAGAAAGATTTGTAAAACTATGTAAACTCATGATATGATTGCTCTAGTTAGTTAAATTGACAAAACGATGTCCCGCCCTGTTCTAGTAACAGGTAGGCTTGTTTTTTCCTCAAAGCCCTGGTGCAAACAGGGCTTTGAGCGAGTTTTTAAGCAAAATGAACGCTACAAAAAAAGTATACCAGTCTTGATTCCATTTGGCAAAATTGTACAGTAAAGAGGGGTAAATTTTTAGATGCCTCGTCTTCAAATATTAAATTCTATTGAAAAACAAGCACTAGAACATATAGCGGCAACCAGCAGCGATGAAGTTAGCAAAAGAGCCAAGATTCTGCTAGGACTAGACGAAGGCAAAAAATATGTAGCTTTAGCCCAAGAAATCGGTGTAACCGAAAAATCAATAGCAAAGTGGAAGAAAAGATGGACATCAAGTACCATCTTGTCAGAAACCCAAGAGTCGGCGATCGCAAAAGCTAATGAAGTATTGGGTGTCAACGTAGGCAGACCTAAGAAGTGCAAAAGTACAGAGGCAAGCAAAATTGTCGAAATCAGCGAATGGAGCAAGAACCGAAAACCTAGTCGCTCAAAGCACCACTACCATATGCAGGTAGCAGAAGAAGCCGCTAGGAGAGGTTTACCAACACTATCGCCAAGAAGTATAGGACGCATTTTGGAAGCTCAACCTTAATAGAAAAAGTCATCAAGCAAGTACCATCCTAGCCCAAGGGAGTAGTTTTGCAATCCCAGTTTTTACCGAGGCTTTTCATCAAAATTTAAGCAAGCATTTCCACACACTCGACCACTTGAGCAGAGGTCACTTGTTGCGCGATCAGAAAGTCAACGAGTCCATCAAGTTTTTTACGGTTGTAGACGGTAGAATAGCCTTGGATTCGGCGTTCTTTGCAGAACTGTCGCAGCTTCCGCGCACCTAAATCCAAAAGCTTCTTCCTTTCTTCCTTAACGTCTACTAGCACAAGCTGTCTAGCTTCATCCGCAACCCCAGTTTCAACAACTGGCGGAGCAGTTTCAATAATGGAAGATTCTGGTTTAGAAAATTCTTCCCAAACAGAAGCAGCACCAACACCAGTCAAATCCCCATGAGTTTCCAAAACTGGCAACTCTTCAGAAATCACCCCAACGCTATTACTAACTTGAAGTGATACTGATTGAGCAGGGACAAATATCACATAGAAGATTGGGAAGACCATCAAAAACAACTCGATTGGAAACAAAACATCGTTAACAGATTGCACAAAAGGCGATATTGCAAAAGCAGACATAATGTGGTTCCTCCATGAATTACTGATGGGCGGCGTTTAGCGGCTTACCACCCAGTAGCGGGGGAAACCCCCGTACTGAGTGAAAGCTTTTACACGTATCCCAGCCAATAGCAGGAGAAAGGAGGATAAATTGCCTTTTTAAGCAATTAGATGAACTAAGTTTTCCAAAATTTGCAGATGTTGAATTCTAGAGATTATTAATTCAAAATACGGGAATTGCAAAAATGCGATTTTTCCGGCTTGTACTCGCAGCTTTTAGAAACCTCCTTATTCATCTCAACACTCCATATTTTTTACTCTTAAGGTAGTTAACGTAGCTAACCAAGTTGTAGTTATATCTGAGTTCTTGAGGAACGAAAGTTGAGTAAGGATGCAGCGATACACCATCACGACGAAAGCAATGACAGGGCGCATATATATCAAAAAAGATAGATATTTCATCACCATCAACTTCGATTTGAGCTATGCCCTTAAGTTCCTTTGCAAACTCTAAAACTTGTCCTGATGCTACATAGTCAAAGACCACTACATTTCGAGTACGGAAATACTGGATGTAAGAAAGAAGTGTTGCTTCCATACCAAGCTCAAGCAATCTGTCAGAATGTTTAAGCAAGATACCGGAATAGGAAAAAGAAAACCTACGGTTAGCGTATTCATCCCACAAGATAAGATTGCCATAAAATTTGTAAATATTCGCTTGATTGAACGATATTTCTCTATTTAAATTTTCGACAACAGCATCATCTTCAAATGGGAACAACGCCTTACGTTCATCCCATTGCTTATCTGGACAGCAACCATTTTCAAACCATCCATGTGGATGAATACCACAAACAATATTATTGGCACCATGCAGTAAATTACACCCAGCACATACTCGCAAATAGCAAGAACTAAATTCTTCGCTATTAACTGCATTAATATAGCGTCGGTGTATATCTAAATGCTCCTCTAAAGCTTCACAAGATAAAGGTTTATACGAGGAGAATGTTTGTCCAATTAATCTGTCTGGATCGGTTTCATCATAGATTACTGCCAAGTCGTCAATTTGGTGAGAACGTAATTCTTCGTAAAGTACGAATTTCCGATATGGTTCTTCCTCAAATCTAGAAACAACCAAGCACTTTGAATCAGAATGTCTTGCAAAATTCATCACCGTGTAAGTGTAAATTGAAGGCAGACAATCAGATTTTTCAGAGTTCTCAGCTTTTGTTAATACAAGCGGTTTTATGTCAGCTATTTTTGCAGTTTCTCTACTCGAATTAGTTTCCTCCGATTCTTCAACAATGCTTAAGAAAGCACCACCCAAGGAAGCAAAAATAATTCCGGTAAAGCCCAATACAATAGCACCAGTGCCAATATAGACAATTTGTTCAGAGCGTTCTTTCTCGACGATTGGGAATCCGCCCTTAGCTAAGTACAATAAGCCCAAACCAGAAAAAGTTGCTACAGTGCCTAAAGCAATAGCAGTCAAAGACACCATTCCAAAAGCAGCATTAAGGTTTCTCAAGCCATTAAACGCAAACTTCTTCAACATAATTTATCCCTCCAAAATGCAGGTCACAAGATTTTTAATTACTCTTGCCCCGGCACAAATTGGGATTTGCTGAGAACTACACTACTAACCTACCCCTTACTCTATTAACAATTCCACAACTATTTAATAGATATGTACTCGTTAATTTTCAGTCTCAGTAGTAGTTTCATTCCCAATGGTGATAGCAAGAGTCGAACTTGCTTTGTTGCTGAAAACAACAATCTAACCGAACTGGAATATCACCAAATAATAATATTTAGAAATAGCATATCTACTTTCCAAAAGTCCAAGTATTAGTTTCGTTTAATTCCAATTCTTCAAAACAGTTAACAAAACCCGTAAAATGAAAACATCTTAGCGGCAGCCGAGATATTAATAGTAAAGAAAAATTTTCTAGTTGAGCCAACTGTTGTAATCTCAATAAATCGTCGCTAAAACTATCGCTAACAAAGTGCAATCTATCAAAATTATCAATCACAAGTAGTCTATTGAATCCTTCAGATAATTCGGTTACTATATTTTGCCAATCCTGCTGGTAGTACAAATCAAAACTCATAGGAATAACATCAAATAAATGAGCCACACTAAAAGGATATTCAAGATTGAGATAAACAGATTCTAAAGTAATATCTTTAAGTAAACAGTTTTTAACAGTAAAAGTCTTACCAATATCCTGTTTACCCCATAAATTAACATTCTTGCCTGCATTTAGTTCACCAATCAACCAAGTATATTCTTTATAACGTAACATTACTATTATCCTTTAGATAAACTACAATTGTTTTGAGATTAAATGTGTGATTTTTTGATTGTGTCTTTCTAAACTACTTCTGGAGAATTGGTTAGATACAATAAAGTTCTCTAATAAAAAATCAGGTGATTGTGAAAGTCTTAACAGCACACCATCATCACCACTACTGCGATGATAGTAATGTACAACAGGTGATTGGATAACTGTCAGGTTATCGTTACGAATTGCTCGTCCTGTAACTAGCCCATCCATAATAAATTTAGCGGCAGCAGCTACATTATCACTATCTCGTGCAAAATTTTTGAGATACCAATGAAACTCAATCCACACTGTACTATCTAAACAAAATTCACAGTCTCTAACAAATTCACCAATTAAGTTTGTCCAGTACTTCTTAAGTTCAGCACTAGCTTGCCAACTCGACCGTGCCTGGTTAATAATTTCGTTCATACAAGGGGGTAAAGGCATGGTTAGTTCAAATATCATCTTCACCGCCACCTTTAAAGTTATTTAAAAATTCTTCGACAACGTTTCTAAATTTCTTGTATGACCTACCATCTTGACGGGATAAATTGAATACTGCTTTGACAATTTCATCAAGTTGATAGCCTTTTTGATGCAAATTCATAATTGAGTTTCTTGCTTCTTCGTCAAGTTGCACCTTAAAACTAAAGCTGCCCTCAAAATCAGTCTTAGATTGCTTAGTTTTAGTAGCAGTAGTGGCTTTAAATTTACCATTATCATTACTACTACTCTCGTCATACAGACTAGCGACAAATTCATCAAAATCTAACCCAGATTTCCATGCTGTATAAGGATCGTTCTGGTTTTTTGCTTCCAAGAGTAATTGCTGGAAGTATTCAGGGTCTTCATCGTCAGCAACATATAAAGCTTGGAGTCGTAAAACTTCAGTCGTCTTGTACAAGAAATCACCGTATCCCAGCAAATAAACCGCACGCTTGTCTTTATCGTCCCCAAGGATGATACAACTGTCTTCAGGGCGAGTTGTAACAAAGGCTGTCTTCGCTGGAAAGTTTGAACGAATCAACGGGTCTATCACGTTTTTGTCAGGTCGCTGGGTATATAACAATACATGAATCCCCGCACCACCAGCTTTTGCAAGCAACTTCATCAGCGCAGTCTCAATGCGATCGCAGTAGTTATCATCAGAAAGTAGGTCAAAACACTCGTCAATCAGACAAATCACTCGTGGCATGATGCAATCAGGTGCGAACCGTGAGTTGTACTGTGCGATCGTTTCAATACTGCTGTGGCGCTCAAATTCCTGGTAACGCAATTCCATTTCTTCGACCAAGTAATCGAGTAAGTTAGCGGTAGACTCTGCATCACGCGCAACTGGGGCAACAAGATGGGGAAGTCCATCAAATTTACCAAAGGTCACGCGCTTAACATCTGAAAGTGCCAATCGAACAACAGAAGGGGGATATCGTCGCACCAAATACAAGATTGCGGCTTTCTCAAACTGCGACTTTCCACCCCGCGTCCGCCCACCACCAAGGATATGAGTCACGTTATCGCTATAAAGGGGAATTTCAACATAAGTGCCATCAACATCAACACCACCGGGGATAGACACCGAATAAATGTCAGGTTCGCCGTCAAAACTAAAGTAATCACGAAAATAAGCAAATTGTCTGTCTAACCTGGGTATGTCAAATACAACTCCCCCAGGCACTACACTCACCATTGGCGCAACTTTCAAGCCTAATTCTTCACCAAGCTGCTGTACTAAGTCATTACCGATGTCTTCTACTTTTTTATAACTAACACCTCGTTCTAGTTTTACCCTAATACGGTTAAAAGTAGGGCCATTTTTGGCATCAACATACTTAGCATTAATATTAAAATCTTCTAAAGTATCAACTAATAGTTTTCCTGCTTGTCCCATAGTTAAAATATTTGAGCTAACAATCCCATTATTAGCAATTTCACTATTTAAATATTTAGTTTCTTTTAAAATAATTGAGCCATCACCTGTCACTTTTAAATCTAGTGGTTTACCTGTGGCACGCGCAACAAGCACTGCCGTTCGACAGCAATAGTTTTTAATAAATTTATCTTTAGATTGATTGGCTAAATCAGTAAAATAACTAATTGGTTTATTATTTAATAATAAATTATAAAGGTTCTCTTGAACTAATTCATACCCAATCTGCTTAAGATAAATATTTTTTATAGACTCAATATATTCAAATAAAGATTCAATTGGCGAACTACTAACTATCTCAATCATTTTTTGATACACGTTATTTTGCTCCCACTGTGATGGCATTCGATGGAGATGGATATATTCAAGTGCATAACGTACAAACTCGTACTGATTTAAAGTACAGTGTTCTGCACATATTGATAATATTTCATTATCGTTCGTACCTGCAATTACTGATTCGTATATTACCTGAAATAAAAATTCTAAGTTAAATTCAACAACTGGACGTGATAATTTTGCTCTAAAGTCAATCTGCTTTAAAACAGTTTCAGCATAAAAAACCATTGCGTCCGGTAAAGCTTCCTGTACATTCTCTATAATCTCTTCATTGCTCAAACCATCTTGTTTGGCCTGTACAATTGCAGTCCAAAGCTGTTGTTTTTGAAATTCAGTATTGTTGTTATTAATATACATTTCTAACATTACTTTTCTCAATTATTAGAATGATAAAATTGAGTTAAGGACTAAAAAATTCACTATGAAAAATTGGAATAAGTGGAATGCAGAAGAAGAAAAACTTCTTGCTAGATTAGTTACAAAATGCTCAAATATTGATGAAATACATCAGGAATATTTTCCATATAGAAGTAGACAATCAGTAAAAGGAAAACTGAGGTTACTAGGATTAACACTTGAACCACAATGGACTGTCGAGGAAGAAGAAATATTACATGAACTTTACTCTGAGCTATCACCAAAGATGATACAATCTCAGTTCATGCCTCATAGAACTCTTCCCGCAATTCACGCTAAAGCACAAAGGCTTAACCTAAAACAACGCCATAGATGGACAAAAGATGAAATACGATACCTCAAAGATAACTATTTAACTGAAACTTATGAGGTCATAGGAAAAAAATTAGGTAGAGACGAAGCAGGGGTAAGAGCGAAAGCTCAAGCAATGAAATTAAGAAAACTTGAGTCGTACACAGTTAATCATAATTATTTTAGCACTCCAAATTTAGAAAATTGCTATTGGGCAGGATTTTTAGCAGCTGATGGATGCATAAATTATTCAAGTCATGGTTATATTCTAGAAGTTGGACTACAGGAACAAGATTTAGAGCATTTAAAAACATTAAAGGATTTACTTGAATGCGATCATCAAAGGGAGCATCTCACTTTTTAAAGTGGCTCAAACAAACAATAATCCATTGAGGTAAGCACAGCGATGAGCCAGAACTTGAGGCACATTTTCTCGTTTCCATTGCGCCCCAGAAATCTTTGTTCGACGGTCAATCTGTTTAACGGCAGATTCAACAGACCCAGAACCAATGGAACAAATTTCTTCAGCTTGATGATATTCGTAGTTGATGATGCGATGACGATGCTTATCGAGATAACGACAAAAGTTTTGTACTTGTTTACCCTGACAACCAGTAAATAAGGCTTTAGCTTCTTCGACTTGACCTTTCCATAGTAAGGCTTGTGCCTGTTTCAAGCGTTTTTGTGAACCCCCAATTTTGTGAAGGTTTTCTATCAAATGAAACCAATCAAGTACTTCTCGACGTTGTACATCAGGTGCTAATTGGTCAATAATATTCCAAATGCCGTCATGCCCATCACCAATACAAGTGACTGTACTAGCCAGTAGTTGGTCATTCACCCAATCAATCACAACCTGATTATCTTGAAAGGACGTTCCAACAGTTTTGAGATGATGTAAGCTAATCGCTTTATAGCCAAGCCACGCACATACTTCTCCTGATTGAGTCCGAATGCGGATATTTCCACCATCAACACTTAATTCTTCAACTGTATGTTCTTGTGTTGGTAATTCAAATTTCTGACGATGTACCAATCTCTGTTGACTGCTGCGGGAGATATATACACCCGTAAAATACTCGATATCTGATGCCGCATCTTCATAGCTGACATTCGCGCTCACCCGTAAACAACAAGTTTCTAGATATGGACTCAGTTGGCTACTTGGCTCGACTTCTAGCTCAATAGCTTGCTTGCTCGTTATTGGTAACTCTCCCAGGATACTTTTGAGTCGTCGTTGGTATCCTGCGGTGGTTCCTGTAACTGCTTCGACAAAAAAACCCCTACTTCTGGCATTACATGCTTCTGCATTTGATTCCGCACTGCTTGTTCAATTCCTGCAAGGCTCGTTAGCCTTTCTGGTGACGTGTCTTCGTACAATATTTTAGCTATCGCTTTGACATGTTCTTGAAGAGCTTGCTTTTGTTCTGGAGTCATCGTTAAGTAAATACACTCATCTTACTTATCCTGACTGATTTTTAACCTCTTTGCAAAAAAGTGAGATGCTCCCATCATCAAATAGCCGAAATGCATAACTCTAATCAAAAACATCAATATCCATTTGGGAAAACCTACACTAATGGTAAAGCCTTTAGATTGAGAATAAATAGTAAACAAATATGTGATGATTTAATTGGCAGATTTAATATTACACCAAATAAATCTTTGACTCTTGAACCTCCTGTTCTAGATAATGAGCAATTGATAAAAGCATTCATTATCGGATTAATAGATGGGGATGGTGGCGTAAACTTATTCAAAGTCAAAGGAAAAGTTAATAGCATAGAAATAGACCTCACAGGAACAATAGAAGTACTCAATTGGGTAAAAAACTGGTTTGATATTTGGGTTCCTAATAATCACTACAAATGTGCTAAACCCAAACAAAGCATGAATTCAAAAGCTTATCGATATCATGTAGCAGGAAAACGAGGAATAGAATTATGGAAAATACTATCTCAAGTTAATGTACCTAAGTTAAAACGTAAATGGCACAAACCTTTACCCTATTTTTGACTTCCATAAACTACCAACATTTTTTGATAATAATTACGTAACTCTTCTAAAGATTTTGGGTTTTGATTGTACGAGTTGCAAATAAGACTGGCCCATACCCTACCTACTTTGCATACAGCAGTATCAAACCTTCCTGCTTCAATGTCACTTAAAGCATTATTACGACGAATATATTCAATTGCCATCTTGTCCTGAGAAGCTGGACTAAAATCTTTTAAGTTTAACTTTGGTTGAAGGTCATACCAACTTATATCCAACATTTGATAAGCACCAGCCGCAGTCGAACAAACATTTTTACTATTAATAGGAGCGCACTGTTTCTTTAACGGGTGTGTAGAAAAATCATTAAAAGTTCCGTTAAATACTAACTTGCGATAACTTTCTGGCTCACTGGTTCCTGTTTCTGCCCAACGAATTGTTGCTAAAAAAGCACTCAAACGTGGTGAATAAAGATGTGGTAAGTAATCTCTTGCACTAACTCTTCTTTTTAAACTATTTGACGACAATGAATAAACACCAGTACCTTGAGAAATTGAGAAATAAATGCCTAAAGTAATTAAGGAAGCAGTTGACAAATGAATGGGTTGAAACCGGGATATAAATTGACGACGAGGACTGAAAATCAATCCTACTAAACCACCAACAATAAACCCAAATTTCCAACTATCAACTGCCTTACCGAAACTACGCACTTGACAGACAGTATCCGCACCCTTTGATACCAATCCACATGGCAGTGAAGCTACTCCATAGGAAAATGCAACAGAGCAGGCTGCACCAACTACACCTGATATAAAAATCGGTACAATTTGCATTGCTCTTGCCAATAGCTAAATAACTTTCAACGGTTTGCTAAATATTCGTGTAAATAAGGACGAGGGTTCTGCGCTACACCATTAATCTGAACTTCAAAATGTAAATGTGGCCCTGTCGAAAACCCCGTACTACCTACTGCTGCAATCATCTGCCCACGGACAACTTGTTGTCCCTGCTGTACATACAGCTGACTGGCATGACCATAGAGAGTAGATAAACTTCCCTGATGCTGAATAATAACTGCTTTGCCATAACCATCCTTGTCACCCGCAAAAACCACTCGGCCAGCATCAACTGCATAAATTGGAGTACCCTTGGCTGCGCCAAAATCAATTCCTCTGTGAAACTTGCGATCGCCTGTAATGGGGTGTGTCCGCCAACCAAATTCACTAGTTACAGGAGTACCAGCCGCAGTTGGAAAGGCAATTCGACCGTTATTTAAAACCTTATTACTAACAACAGTTCTAGGTAGTATTAGATTCTGGAGAGATTTAACTAACAATTGAGATTCAATCCATCCAGAAACCTGGGGAATGACCATAGCTGCAATTACAACTGAGGTGGCGATCGCATATCTCCAACTTTCACTGGAATTAGTATCGGCTGTCTCATCCAAACTAGTTACAGTCGAATTACTAACCTCCTTTTTACCGTCAGTTTCAAGGATTATTCGCATTGCCTCAACGCCTTTTTGCATTAGCAGGAGAAACCTGCCAACAACCAATCTTTGCAGTACTCAATACTTCCTCAAAATCATTCTGAGCTACACGGCAATCGGGAGAATTTAGGCCATCTCCGGATGTTGCAGATTCCTTAACTTTAGGGGAATAGTGCGTAGAGACAGGATTAGAAGATATATTCACGCTAGGTGCAGCAGTAGAAACAGCAGTCGGCGATAAAAATTGCAGCTTTTGTACCAATGCCACAGCATTACGCCAGTTATAAAACTGCAAATATCCTGGTTGCAAAATATCTGCAATCCATACCAACAGTACGAACCAAAAAATTGCCTTTACCCACATTATTCCAATTGTTTAACCACAGGCAGGGCAAAAGAAGGAACTTCTTTGGGTACAACTTCAATCTTCTTCCCAGATGCATATCCTGGCCCGGTATAACTGCCATTAAGGAGAAAATTCAAGAGCATTATTAACAACCACACTCCCACAGCAGCGACACCCACAGGAGATTTAATTACATCAGATAAAAAATATACTGGATACCAGCCAAATCTCCAGGGATTCTGCGGGTGTAGCCGATGTGCTTTCCAAGTCTCAATATAGGGAATTTCTATCTGAGGAACTCTCGGCTTATAGGCAGTAGGCGCATTAATATACCTAACTTCTACGGGTTGAGTATCATAAGTGGTCATAGGAGAAACGCTAGGTTGGTGATTTACCATTCCTCCTTGCTGTACCTGCTGCAACATATTTTGCAACCGATTGGCAGGCACAATTGCTCCACCTTCAGAATAATCAACATCAAAATTACGGCGTTGATTTCTACTCATAATATGACCTCAAATTAATTAACTAACTAGCTGGCGGGTTTATTATTTATTTGGGAGTTAGTATCTTCCCAGAAATCTTCCTCTTGAAGTTGGGCGTAAAACTCTTCTGGAGATAACATTCCAGTTTGGTTTTGTACTCCATCTTCAACAACCTGATTACCATCTACTCGCCCTAATCCAGAAACAGCAGAACGAGGAGAAAATTGAACGACATTTTTAGCAGAAAACTCGTTATTAAATCTCATCCCATGAGGCGCAACTGGGGGGATTAAAGAAGGCTGAATATCAGTATTAGAAACACCAACATTAAGTTGTTGATTGCCAGAATTTCCCAAGTTATCAGAAACTTCATCTGTTTCTTCAACTGCATTGTTATAGTCAGAAATTCCCCAACCCAAAAAACAAGCAAATCCAGCCATAAATATAACTGCACTCATCCAATGCACTCCTGAATTGGGAGATGGCATCATTTCAACCGTTGTGCGAGTTGAACCTTCCAGGGTAGTACGAATAGGGGTACGTTTGACTGCCGCTACAACA
This genomic interval carries:
- a CDS encoding helix-turn-helix domain-containing protein; this encodes MPRLQILNSIEKQALEHIAATSSDEVSKRAKILLGLDEGKKYVALAQEIGVTEKSIAKWKKRWTSSTILSETQESAIAKANEVLGVNVGRPKKCKSTEASKIVEISEWSKNRKPSRSKHHYHMQVAEEAARRGLPTLSPRSIGRILEAQP
- a CDS encoding DNA translocase FtsK, whose product is MLEMYINNNNTEFQKQQLWTAIVQAKQDGLSNEEIIENVQEALPDAMVFYAETVLKQIDFRAKLSRPVVEFNLEFLFQVIYESVIAGTNDNEILSICAEHCTLNQYEFVRYALEYIHLHRMPSQWEQNNVYQKMIEIVSSSPIESLFEYIESIKNIYLKQIGYELVQENLYNLLLNNKPISYFTDLANQSKDKFIKNYCCRTAVLVARATGKPLDLKVTGDGSIILKETKYLNSEIANNGIVSSNILTMGQAGKLLVDTLEDFNINAKYVDAKNGPTFNRIRVKLERGVSYKKVEDIGNDLVQQLGEELGLKVAPMVSVVPGGVVFDIPRLDRQFAYFRDYFSFDGEPDIYSVSIPGGVDVDGTYVEIPLYSDNVTHILGGGRTRGGKSQFEKAAILYLVRRYPPSVVRLALSDVKRVTFGKFDGLPHLVAPVARDAESTANLLDYLVEEMELRYQEFERHSSIETIAQYNSRFAPDCIMPRVICLIDECFDLLSDDNYCDRIETALMKLLAKAGGAGIHVLLYTQRPDKNVIDPLIRSNFPAKTAFVTTRPEDSCIILGDDKDKRAVYLLGYGDFLYKTTEVLRLQALYVADDEDPEYFQQLLLEAKNQNDPYTAWKSGLDFDEFVASLYDESSSNDNGKFKATTATKTKQSKTDFEGSFSFKVQLDEEARNSIMNLHQKGYQLDEIVKAVFNLSRQDGRSYKKFRNVVEEFLNNFKGGGEDDI
- a CDS encoding ISKra4-like element ISNsp5 family transposase (programmed frameshift), which gives rise to MTPEQKQALQEHVKAIAKILYEDTSPERLTSLAGIEQAVRNQMQKHVMPEVGGFFVEAVTGTTAGYQRRLKSILGELPITSKQAIELEVEPSSQLSPYLETCCLRVSANVSYEDAASDIEYFTGVYISRSSQQRLVHRQKFELPTQEHTVEELSVDGGNIRIRTQSGEVCAWLGYKAISLHHLKTVGTSFQDNQVVIDWVNDQLLASTVTCIGDGHDGIWNIIDQLAPDVQRREVLDWFHLIENLHKIGGSQKRLKQAQALLWKGQVEEAKALFTGCQGKQVQNFCRYLDKHRHRIINYEYHQAEEICSIGSGSVESAVKQIDRRTKISGAQWKRENVPQVLAHRCAYLNGLLFV
- a CDS encoding glycoside hydrolase family 24 protein: MQIVPIFISGVVGAACSVAFSYGVASLPCGLVSKGADTVCQVRSFGKAVDSWKFGFIVGGLVGLIFSPRRQFISRFQPIHLSTASLITLGIYFSISQGTGVYSLSSNSLKRRVSARDYLPHLYSPRLSAFLATIRWAETGTSEPESYRKLVFNGTFNDFSTHPLKKQCAPINSKNVCSTAAGAYQMLDISWYDLQPKLNLKDFSPASQDKMAIEYIRRNNALSDIEAGRFDTAVCKVGRVWASLICNSYNQNPKSLEELRNYYQKMLVVYGSQK
- a CDS encoding M23 family metallopeptidase, whose amino-acid sequence is MRIILETDGKKEVSNSTVTSLDETADTNSSESWRYAIATSVVIAAMVIPQVSGWIESQLLVKSLQNLILPRTVVSNKVLNNGRIAFPTAAGTPVTSEFGWRTHPITGDRKFHRGIDFGAAKGTPIYAVDAGRVVFAGDKDGYGKAVIIQHQGSLSTLYGHASQLYVQQGQQVVRGQMIAAVGSTGFSTGPHLHFEVQINGVAQNPRPYLHEYLANR